One genomic window of Nicotiana sylvestris chromosome 10, ASM39365v2, whole genome shotgun sequence includes the following:
- the LOC138879725 gene encoding uncharacterized protein codes for MPKDILAFSEEDFKILTQPRNDALVISFLLNNVQIKRVLVDPGSSANVIRSNVVEQLKLLDQIMPTSRVLNDFNMAGEATKWVITLPINISEPVQDTKFHIIDGDIRYKAFLGRPWIYSMRAVPSTLHQMMKFPTKDGKKRYTENSMQQKKCSRSTGKRQILYTLPQKSRETNIPLKMKKKISSLPEPSFPPESRMQQSRLLKN; via the coding sequence ATGCCCAAAGACATCCTTGCATTTAGCGAGGAAGATTTTAAGATATTGACTCAACCACGTAACGATGCGCTGGTAATTTCATTTCTCTTGAATAatgttcaaattaaacgtgtactcgtggatccaggtagctcggccaacgtgATCAGGTCAAATGTGGTAGAACAACTCAAGTTGCTCGATCAGATCATGCCTACCTCCCGAGTCCTCAACGACTTCAACATGGCCGGCGAAGCTACGAAGTGGGTGATCACCCTCCCGATCAACATCTCCGAGCCAGTTCAGGACACCAAATTCCATATCATCGACGGTGACATAAGGTACAAGGCATTTCTTGGGAGGCCGTGGATATACAgcatgagggcagtaccgtcaactctgcatcagatgatgaagtttccaacaaaggacGGTAAGAAAAGGTATACAGAGAACAGCATGCagcaaaagaaatgttcgcgATCCACTGGGAAACGTCAGATTCTATACACTTTACCTCAGAAGAGCCGAGAGACAAACATACCcctgaagatgaagaagaagatttcctcgctcCCCGAACCTTCGTTTCCCCCAGAGAGCCGGATGCAACAAAGTCGACTATTGAAGAACTAG